A portion of the Streptomyces sp. NBC_00376 genome contains these proteins:
- a CDS encoding aminotransferase class I/II-fold pyridoxal phosphate-dependent enzyme, which produces MARQRTERPGRAGDGARSVREDRGPVRYGPPAPDPGLPVLPELAEVLAAAAGRGDPEPTGGGQALRTAAAAYWERRGLPGSPERVAAAPGASPLLLALIAAHGGDVLMPRPCPATWIPQARLLGRPAYHVPTPAECGGVPDPYALLETVRRVRAEGGRPRLLIISMVDDPTATVAPPELVREACEAAIAEGLHVVSDETWRDTLHRPRDTVLLSPAEMCPDDVTVVCDLAGALTPSAWPVAVARFPDTERAAVRHARTLDILTALGALVAGPVAMAAAHALREPDSVKDRVRRAAALQARIAAAAHRAVLASGALARPPQAGRHLYADLGPLRSRLAARGVTDSLELEEYLTERLGAPTPGGHRFGDELGALRVRLGTGSLLGSAPEQQLESLTAVAPLELPHVAEALSIFATALDELR; this is translated from the coding sequence ATGGCGCGGCAGCGGACCGAGCGGCCCGGACGGGCCGGGGACGGCGCGCGCTCCGTACGCGAGGACCGGGGCCCCGTCCGGTACGGGCCGCCCGCCCCCGATCCGGGTCTGCCGGTGCTGCCCGAGCTGGCCGAGGTGCTCGCCGCGGCGGCGGGCCGGGGCGACCCCGAACCGACCGGTGGCGGCCAGGCGCTGCGCACGGCCGCGGCCGCCTACTGGGAGCGGCGCGGGCTGCCCGGCAGCCCGGAGCGCGTCGCCGCGGCCCCGGGCGCCTCGCCGCTGCTGCTCGCGCTGATCGCCGCGCACGGCGGCGACGTACTCATGCCGCGCCCCTGCCCCGCCACCTGGATCCCGCAGGCCCGGCTGCTCGGCAGGCCCGCCTACCATGTGCCGACCCCGGCCGAGTGCGGTGGCGTGCCCGATCCGTACGCGCTCCTGGAGACCGTGCGCAGGGTGCGTGCCGAGGGCGGCCGGCCCCGGCTGCTGATCATCTCCATGGTCGACGACCCGACCGCCACCGTCGCCCCGCCGGAGCTGGTGCGCGAGGCGTGCGAGGCGGCGATCGCCGAGGGGCTGCACGTCGTGAGCGACGAGACCTGGCGCGACACCCTGCACCGGCCGCGCGACACGGTCCTGCTCAGCCCGGCCGAGATGTGCCCGGACGACGTCACGGTCGTCTGCGACCTGGCCGGAGCACTGACCCCGTCCGCCTGGCCGGTCGCGGTAGCCCGGTTCCCGGACACCGAACGGGCGGCGGTGCGCCACGCCCGTACGCTCGACATCCTCACCGCGCTCGGCGCGCTCGTCGCGGGGCCGGTCGCCATGGCCGCCGCCCACGCGCTGCGCGAACCGGACTCCGTGAAGGACCGGGTCCGCCGGGCCGCCGCGCTCCAGGCACGGATCGCCGCCGCCGCCCACCGCGCGGTCCTGGCCTCGGGCGCGCTGGCCAGGCCCCCGCAGGCGGGCCGGCACCTCTACGCCGATCTCGGCCCGCTCAGGTCCCGGCTGGCCGCCCGTGGCGTCACGGACTCGCTGGAGCTGGAGGAGTACCTGACGGAACGTCTCGGCGCACCGACACCGGGCGGACACCGGTTCGGCGACGAACTGGGGGCGCTGCGGGTGCGGCTGGGCACCGGGTCGCTGCTCGGGTCGGCCCCGGAACAGCAACTGGAGTCCCTCACCGCTGTGGCGCCCCTTGAATTGCCGCATGTGGCCGAGGCGCTGAGCATTTTCGCAACGGCCCTCGACGAACTTCGATGA
- a CDS encoding SMP-30/gluconolactonase/LRE family protein yields MNTPHLDVAVREWAELGEGPTWDPSTERLIWVDIVSARVHTYDPVSGRRTVLATEQHVGAAKPRAGGGLVVNLRDGIGLYDADGAFRWLVHDPVPGRRGNDAAVAPDGALWVGTMRYDGAPDGGSLSRVAADGTTTAVLPVVACGNGIGWSPDGRLMYFIDTPTRRIDIFDFDGEHAVNRRPFVTVEEGAGFPDGLTVDAEGAVWVALWDGAAVRRYTADGALDRIVAVPVRRPTACAFGGRDLNDLYISTARTGLTAPHPLSGSLLVLPDAGRGMPQAAFAG; encoded by the coding sequence GTGAACACACCGCACCTGGACGTGGCCGTGCGCGAGTGGGCCGAGCTCGGCGAGGGCCCGACCTGGGACCCGTCCACCGAACGGCTGATCTGGGTCGACATCGTCTCCGCGCGCGTGCACACCTACGACCCGGTGAGCGGCCGCCGTACGGTGCTGGCGACCGAACAGCACGTCGGCGCCGCCAAACCGCGCGCCGGCGGCGGACTCGTGGTCAATCTGCGTGACGGCATCGGCCTCTACGACGCCGACGGAGCCTTCCGGTGGCTGGTCCACGACCCGGTGCCGGGCCGGCGCGGCAACGACGCGGCGGTCGCGCCGGACGGGGCGCTGTGGGTGGGCACCATGCGCTACGACGGGGCCCCGGACGGCGGCAGCCTCTCCCGGGTCGCGGCCGACGGCACGACGACCGCGGTGCTGCCCGTCGTGGCGTGCGGCAACGGCATCGGCTGGAGCCCGGACGGGCGGCTGATGTACTTCATCGACACACCGACGCGCCGTATCGACATCTTCGACTTCGACGGGGAACACGCCGTGAACCGGCGCCCGTTCGTCACCGTCGAGGAGGGCGCGGGATTCCCCGACGGGCTGACGGTCGACGCCGAGGGGGCCGTCTGGGTCGCGCTCTGGGACGGCGCGGCGGTGCGCCGGTACACGGCCGACGGCGCGCTGGACCGGATCGTCGCGGTGCCGGTCAGGCGCCCGACCGCCTGCGCCTTCGGCGGCCGGGACCTGAACGACCTGTACATCTCCACCGCCCGGACCGGGCTCACCGCTCCGCACCCGCTGTCCGGCTCGCTGCTGGTGCTGCCGGACGCGGGGCGCGGAATGCCCCAGGCGGCCTTCGCCGGCTGA
- a CDS encoding glutaredoxin domain-containing protein has product MMRAWILPMLFVLCGSAVATGPVLRGSPGEAAAILVVFVLLAGVNSPLVFPRSVGALEAQRRSAVDGRPVVYWRSGCKYCLRLRFRLGRSASRLHWVDIWRDPDGAAAVRAANDGNETVPTVVVAGRSHVDPDVEWVREQLSPSV; this is encoded by the coding sequence ATGATGCGCGCGTGGATTCTGCCGATGCTGTTCGTGCTCTGCGGCTCAGCCGTCGCGACCGGGCCGGTCCTCCGGGGAAGCCCCGGCGAAGCCGCGGCGATCCTGGTGGTGTTCGTGTTGCTCGCAGGCGTGAACTCGCCTCTGGTCTTTCCCAGGTCCGTCGGTGCGCTGGAGGCACAACGCCGCAGCGCGGTCGACGGCCGGCCGGTCGTCTACTGGCGGTCGGGCTGCAAGTACTGTCTGCGCCTGCGCTTCCGGTTGGGCCGTAGCGCCAGCCGGTTGCACTGGGTCGACATCTGGCGCGACCCGGACGGAGCGGCGGCGGTGCGGGCGGCCAACGACGGCAACGAGACCGTGCCGACGGTCGTCGTGGCCGGCCGGTCCCATGTCGACCCGGATGTCGAATGGGTGCGCGAACAGCTGTCTCCATCCGTGTGA
- a CDS encoding TIGR03086 family metal-binding protein, with amino-acid sequence MASASVTSVSEILERHGEALRLFTDRVHAVREDQWSAPTPCTEWTVRDLVAHLTAEQLWVPPLVTERRTVAEVGDAFDGDVLGDDPVAAWDRAAAGARRAFEAPGALEGTVNLSYGDSAADAYCAQMVADAVVHAWDLSRAIGADERLPARLVDFAGREVGPYAKDLSQSGLFAAPVETAPDADPQTRLLALLGRQG; translated from the coding sequence ATGGCATCTGCTTCAGTCACTTCCGTCAGCGAAATCCTCGAACGCCACGGCGAGGCGCTCCGGCTCTTCACCGACCGGGTGCACGCGGTGCGCGAGGACCAGTGGTCCGCACCGACGCCGTGCACCGAGTGGACCGTCCGGGACCTGGTCGCCCATCTCACCGCCGAACAGCTCTGGGTGCCGCCGCTCGTCACCGAGCGCCGCACCGTCGCCGAGGTCGGCGACGCCTTCGACGGCGATGTGCTGGGCGACGACCCCGTGGCCGCGTGGGACCGGGCGGCGGCCGGGGCGCGCCGGGCGTTCGAGGCGCCGGGCGCGCTGGAGGGGACGGTGAACCTGTCGTACGGGGACAGCGCCGCCGACGCCTACTGCGCGCAGATGGTGGCCGACGCCGTGGTGCACGCCTGGGATCTGTCCCGGGCGATCGGCGCCGACGAGCGGCTGCCCGCCCGGCTGGTCGACTTCGCCGGCCGTGAGGTCGGACCGTACGCGAAGGACCTCTCGCAGAGCGGTCTGTTCGCTGCGCCCGTCGAGACCGCACCGGACGCCGACCCGCAGACCCGGCTCCTCGCACTGCTCGGCCGGCAGGGCTGA
- a CDS encoding methyltransferase domain-containing protein has protein sequence MPKETAVYTHGHHESVLRSHRWRTAANSAAYLTDELRPGLAVLDVGCGPGTITADLAALVAPGRVTAVDTTEEILSQAAGAAAERGLDNVEFAVADVHALGFPDDSFDVVHAHQVLQHVGDPVQALREMRRVCRPGGIVAARDSDYAAMAWYPEVPGLDDWLDLYRRVARANGGEPDAGRRLLSWARRAGFTDITPTAGNWCFATPESRVWWSGLWADRTVGSVYAKIAVEGGRASTEELAEIADAWREWGTGDDAWFLVPHGEVLCRV, from the coding sequence ATGCCGAAGGAGACCGCCGTCTACACCCACGGCCACCACGAGTCGGTGCTGCGCTCGCACCGCTGGCGCACCGCCGCCAACTCCGCGGCCTATCTGACCGACGAGCTCCGCCCCGGTCTGGCCGTGCTGGACGTGGGCTGCGGACCGGGCACCATCACCGCGGATCTGGCCGCGCTGGTTGCTCCCGGCCGGGTGACCGCCGTCGACACCACCGAGGAGATCCTGTCCCAGGCGGCCGGGGCCGCGGCCGAACGCGGGCTGGACAACGTCGAGTTCGCCGTCGCCGATGTGCACGCGCTGGGCTTCCCCGACGACTCCTTCGACGTCGTCCACGCCCACCAGGTGCTCCAGCACGTGGGCGACCCGGTGCAGGCGCTGCGCGAGATGCGGCGCGTCTGCCGCCCCGGCGGCATCGTCGCGGCCCGCGACAGCGACTACGCGGCGATGGCCTGGTACCCGGAGGTTCCGGGCCTGGACGACTGGCTGGACCTGTACCGCCGGGTCGCCCGCGCCAACGGCGGCGAGCCGGACGCGGGCCGCCGGCTGCTCTCCTGGGCCCGCCGGGCCGGCTTCACCGACATCACCCCGACCGCCGGCAACTGGTGTTTCGCCACCCCGGAGAGCAGGGTCTGGTGGAGCGGCCTGTGGGCGGACCGCACGGTCGGTTCGGTGTACGCGAAGATCGCCGTCGAGGGCGGCCGTGCGAGCACCGAGGAGCTGGCGGAGATCGCCGACGCGTGGCGCGAGTGGGGCACGGGGGACGACGCCTGGTTCCTGGTCCCGCACGGCGAGGTGCTCTGCCGGGTCTGA
- a CDS encoding VOC family protein: protein MDILGTTLRICVDDLEAAVAFYEDLTGSSALRFERGGVSVAAISCFLLMSGPESELEILRKVTATIAVKDVDDAHASLTRVGARIIAGPVPTPVGRNLIAVHPDGSVFEYVDRSLPSGR, encoded by the coding sequence ATGGACATTCTGGGAACCACGCTGCGTATCTGCGTCGACGACCTGGAGGCCGCGGTGGCCTTCTACGAGGACCTCACGGGCAGTTCGGCGCTCCGTTTCGAGCGCGGCGGGGTCTCGGTCGCCGCGATCAGCTGCTTTCTCCTGATGAGCGGCCCTGAGTCGGAGCTGGAGATCCTGCGCAAGGTGACGGCGACGATCGCGGTCAAGGACGTCGACGACGCGCACGCCTCCCTCACCCGCGTCGGTGCCCGGATCATCGCGGGTCCGGTACCGACGCCGGTGGGCCGCAATCTGATCGCGGTGCACCCGGACGGCTCGGTCTTCGAGTACGTCGACCGGAGCCTGCCGTCCGGCCGGTGA
- a CDS encoding DUF5107 domain-containing protein produces MATTVRRAVLTLPAGPLGPENPLPALRPLDEMHVIDERDRAALPRDMARQIGFEPLSTVLPVRILDGYGRERTSTALDAIVIENDRLRATVLPGLGGRVHSLHHKPTGRELLYRNPVLQPADFALNGAWFSGGIEWNIGATGHTTLSCAPLHAARVPAPDGGEMVRLWEWERLRDLPFQVDLWLPHDSDFLHVGVRIRNPHEHTAPVYWWSNIAVPEGERTRVLAPADEAWHFGYERTLTRVPVPVSGSVDRTYPLRGAFPADYFYEVPDGARRWIASLDEDGHGLVQTSTDLLRGRKLFLWGSGAGGRRWQEWLTEPGTAGYAEIQAGLARTQLEHVPLEPGAEFSWLESYGPLSADPLAVHGEDWAAARSETEQRLAEALPRADVDAAYAAWRPCADTEPGESLATGSGWGALEIRRGKYELPGTPFADSTLGEQQRPWLELLDQGTFPEPRRVVPPGPSLVSPHWRDMLETAPAEPLTEYHLGVAQWHAGDRAQAVRGWERGLVLAPSRWPLLRCLAVAAGEGRQRDRAADLYGEAFDDLCAERRDDGEEWTAAAAALGREAVEALLTAGRAVAARSVWAALPPAIRQRGRFRLLEARLLLAEGDRAAARAVFDEGFEVEDLREGAQILDELWARLTDEPLPGRYNFRMRPKS; encoded by the coding sequence TTGGCCACGACCGTACGACGTGCCGTACTGACCCTGCCCGCCGGGCCGCTGGGCCCGGAGAATCCGTTGCCCGCGTTGCGGCCGCTCGACGAGATGCATGTGATCGACGAACGCGACCGGGCCGCACTGCCACGTGACATGGCACGCCAGATCGGCTTCGAACCACTGTCCACCGTGCTGCCGGTGCGCATCCTCGACGGCTACGGGCGTGAGCGCACCTCCACCGCACTCGACGCGATCGTCATCGAGAACGACCGGCTGCGGGCCACCGTCCTGCCCGGTCTCGGCGGCCGTGTCCACTCCCTCCACCACAAACCGACCGGCCGGGAACTCCTCTACCGCAACCCCGTGCTCCAGCCCGCCGACTTCGCGCTCAACGGCGCCTGGTTCTCCGGCGGCATCGAATGGAACATCGGGGCCACGGGCCACACCACACTGTCCTGCGCCCCGCTCCACGCGGCCCGGGTCCCCGCGCCCGACGGCGGCGAGATGGTCCGCCTCTGGGAGTGGGAGCGGCTGCGCGACCTGCCGTTCCAGGTGGACCTGTGGCTGCCGCACGACTCCGACTTCCTGCACGTCGGCGTACGGATCCGCAATCCGCACGAGCACACCGCGCCCGTCTACTGGTGGTCCAACATCGCCGTACCCGAAGGCGAACGCACCCGCGTCCTCGCCCCCGCCGACGAGGCCTGGCACTTCGGGTACGAACGGACCCTGACCCGGGTCCCGGTCCCGGTGTCCGGCTCGGTCGACCGTACGTACCCGCTGCGCGGCGCCTTCCCCGCCGACTACTTCTACGAGGTGCCCGACGGCGCCCGCCGCTGGATAGCCTCGCTCGACGAGGACGGCCACGGGCTCGTCCAGACGTCGACCGATCTGCTGCGCGGCCGCAAGCTGTTCCTCTGGGGCAGCGGCGCGGGCGGGCGGCGCTGGCAGGAGTGGCTCACCGAGCCCGGCACCGCCGGATACGCCGAGATCCAGGCCGGGCTCGCCCGTACCCAGCTGGAGCACGTCCCGCTCGAACCGGGCGCCGAGTTCAGCTGGCTGGAGTCGTACGGCCCGCTTTCCGCGGACCCGCTCGCCGTGCACGGCGAGGACTGGGCGGCGGCCCGTTCCGAGACCGAACAGCGGCTCGCCGAGGCGCTGCCGCGCGCCGATGTCGATGCCGCGTATGCCGCCTGGCGCCCCTGCGCGGACACCGAACCCGGGGAGTCGCTCGCCACCGGCTCGGGCTGGGGCGCGCTGGAGATCAGGCGGGGCAAGTACGAGCTTCCCGGTACCCCGTTCGCCGACTCCACCCTCGGCGAACAGCAGCGGCCCTGGCTGGAGTTGCTGGACCAGGGCACGTTCCCCGAGCCGCGCCGGGTGGTCCCGCCCGGCCCCTCCCTGGTCTCCCCGCACTGGCGCGACATGCTGGAGACGGCCCCCGCCGAACCGCTCACCGAGTACCACCTGGGCGTCGCCCAGTGGCATGCCGGTGACCGCGCCCAGGCGGTCCGCGGCTGGGAGCGCGGGCTGGTACTCGCCCCGTCCCGCTGGCCGTTGCTGCGGTGTCTCGCCGTCGCCGCCGGGGAGGGCCGGCAGCGGGACCGGGCCGCGGACCTCTACGGCGAGGCGTTCGACGACCTGTGTGCGGAACGCCGCGACGACGGCGAGGAATGGACGGCGGCCGCGGCGGCGCTGGGCCGGGAGGCGGTGGAGGCGCTGCTGACGGCCGGCCGCGCCGTGGCGGCCCGCTCCGTATGGGCGGCCCTGCCTCCGGCGATCCGGCAGCGCGGCCGGTTCCGTCTGCTGGAGGCCCGGCTGCTGCTCGCCGAGGGCGACCGGGCCGCGGCCCGAGCCGTCTTCGACGAGGGCTTCGAGGTCGAGGACCTGCGCGAGGGTGCGCAGATCCTGGACGAGCTATGGGCCCGGCTCACGGACGAGCCACTGCCAGGCAGGTACAACTTCCGGATGCGTCCCAAGAGCTGA
- a CDS encoding DUF6204 family protein yields MSTQHTYRVIVRGAWDGLTDEARTRLLSEVDAHGLTAMQFTEEGSLAYDRVLKHFSFRYVVVSDAEDGEELAAAIAEDRAETYLDEHGYGHGALRSTVTDMDTMKINYKGRRG; encoded by the coding sequence ATGAGCACGCAGCACACCTACCGAGTGATCGTGCGCGGCGCCTGGGACGGGCTGACGGACGAGGCGCGTACCCGGCTGCTGTCCGAGGTGGACGCACACGGCCTGACCGCGATGCAGTTCACCGAGGAGGGCTCGCTCGCGTACGACCGTGTGCTCAAGCACTTCAGCTTCCGGTACGTGGTCGTCTCCGACGCCGAGGACGGCGAGGAGCTGGCGGCCGCGATCGCCGAGGACCGTGCCGAGACCTACCTGGACGAGCACGGGTACGGCCATGGCGCACTGCGGTCCACGGTGACGGACATGGACACCATGAAGATCAATTACAAGGGGCGGCGGGGCTAG
- a CDS encoding NADase-type glycan-binding domain-containing protein gives MVAVRPAEPIARRPVVRPVTADEEPDGPPCPACGTPNLPGRRFCRRCAAPLQTREQPAPLPWWRTVWPFRRRVRSGSGRAFRRTVLALVVVGLLFAGFLLVPAGRYVFEDVRDKLGGTAEISPARATASAQAPGHPASAAIDGLTNRYWGAPALDSSLTCVFDKPFRLVGVVVYTGVSTKPEEFRQGARPTKADLIVTTQDGEVRKKAVTLTDKPGKQTVRTGISDVVSVRLVLRAAAGQGEGRPIAVGEVEFFKRT, from the coding sequence GTGGTCGCGGTGCGGCCGGCCGAGCCGATCGCCCGGCGGCCCGTCGTGAGGCCCGTGACGGCGGACGAGGAGCCGGACGGGCCGCCGTGCCCGGCATGCGGTACCCCGAACCTGCCTGGACGCCGGTTCTGCCGCCGCTGCGCCGCACCGTTGCAGACCCGGGAGCAGCCGGCGCCGCTGCCGTGGTGGCGCACGGTGTGGCCGTTCCGCCGCCGGGTGCGGAGCGGATCGGGCCGGGCGTTCCGGCGGACCGTGCTGGCGCTGGTGGTCGTCGGGCTGCTGTTCGCGGGCTTCCTGCTCGTACCGGCCGGGCGTTACGTCTTCGAGGACGTGCGGGACAAGCTCGGCGGAACGGCGGAGATCAGCCCGGCCAGGGCCACGGCGAGCGCCCAGGCCCCCGGCCACCCGGCATCCGCCGCCATCGACGGGCTGACCAACAGATACTGGGGCGCACCCGCGCTCGACTCGTCGTTGACATGCGTCTTCGACAAGCCGTTCCGGCTGGTCGGCGTGGTGGTGTACACCGGTGTGTCGACGAAGCCCGAGGAATTCCGGCAGGGGGCCAGGCCCACCAAGGCAGACCTGATCGTCACCACGCAGGACGGCGAGGTCCGGAAGAAGGCGGTGACGCTCACCGACAAACCGGGCAAGCAGACGGTACGGACCGGCATCAGCGATGTCGTCTCCGTCCGGCTGGTGCTGAGGGCCGCGGCCGGCCAGGGCGAGGGACGGCCGATCGCGGTCGGGGAGGTCGAGTTCTTCAAACGCACCTGA
- a CDS encoding phage tail protein I produces MTRAAVPGLASRYPIGGLLPALYADDDLAQRFTAGLDTVLAPVLSTLDNLPAYFDPALAPADFLPWLSSWVAAEVDPAWPEELRRAVIARAVELHRWRGTRRGLIEQLRLCFGVHADIRDGGGATWSSEPGAQLPPAPTGELLVRVWAPHGGPVDANRVRDVVAASCPVHLTCRVEILPGPPDETGG; encoded by the coding sequence GTGACCAGGGCCGCGGTACCCGGTCTCGCGAGCCGCTACCCGATCGGCGGGCTGCTGCCCGCGCTGTACGCGGACGACGACCTGGCCCAGCGGTTCACGGCGGGCCTGGACACCGTCCTGGCACCGGTCCTGTCCACGTTGGACAACCTCCCCGCCTACTTCGATCCGGCGCTGGCCCCGGCCGACTTCCTGCCCTGGCTGTCGTCCTGGGTGGCGGCCGAGGTCGATCCGGCGTGGCCCGAGGAGCTGCGGCGGGCCGTAATCGCCCGCGCCGTCGAGCTGCACCGGTGGCGCGGCACCCGCCGCGGCCTGATCGAACAACTCCGGCTCTGCTTCGGTGTGCACGCCGACATCCGGGACGGCGGCGGCGCCACGTGGTCGTCCGAACCGGGCGCCCAGCTGCCCCCGGCCCCGACCGGGGAACTGCTGGTACGGGTCTGGGCGCCGCACGGTGGACCGGTGGACGCGAACCGCGTCCGGGACGTCGTCGCCGCCTCGTGCCCCGTACACCTCACCTGCCGGGTGGAGATTCTGCCGGGCCCACCGGACGAGACAGGAGGCTGA
- a CDS encoding putative baseplate assembly protein, with protein sequence MALPAPNLDDRRFQQLVDEAKRYVQQRSPEWTDHNVSDPGVTLIETFAYMVDQLLYRLNRVPDKNYSAFLDLLGVTLFPPTVARAEVDFWLSAPQPETVRLPAGTEVATARGEAEEAVVFSTSEELPIVPSSLIRLVTAPASGDQTDRTAPLGAGKDIPCFQPRPEPGDALLFGLPTAVPRCIVAVRLDSRVEGVGVDPRQPPLVWEAWDGARWVVCRTGTDSTGGLNRPGEVIVFVPAGHTASVTAGVRAGWLRCRVTAPEPGQPFYSESPTIREAEVFTVGGTTGVEHAETVLDVPLGISEGVAGQRFSVSRAPLLMDGEPPVVQVSSAEGWQVWTAVEHFGASAPHDRHVRIDAVSGEFAFPPEVRDPDGTMRSYGAVPEKGAQLRVPRYRTGGGAAGNVARGAICVLRSSVPYVAGVDNREAARGGVDGETVENAKVRAPNILRVQERAVTAGDYEAIAREAAPSLRRVRCVPAVAGEGGAVRVLVVPDAVVDEGGQLRFEQLIPSDSVLSTVTARLDERRLVGTRLVVEPPAYQGVTVVARLVTNGGDVDRVRADAIAALFGHIDPLRGGADGTGWPFGRPVQYGEIFAVLQGVPGVGLVDEVRLFPADPITGRRGAAVDRIDVAPGALVFSHQHQVEVIASTAGDGS encoded by the coding sequence ATGGCCCTGCCCGCACCCAACCTGGACGACCGGCGTTTCCAGCAACTCGTCGACGAGGCCAAGCGGTACGTACAGCAGCGCTCTCCCGAGTGGACCGACCACAACGTGTCGGACCCCGGGGTCACGCTCATCGAGACGTTCGCGTACATGGTCGACCAGCTGCTGTACCGGCTGAACCGGGTTCCGGACAAGAACTACTCGGCCTTCCTCGACCTGTTGGGCGTCACGCTCTTCCCGCCGACGGTGGCGCGGGCGGAGGTCGACTTCTGGCTCTCCGCGCCGCAGCCGGAGACCGTGCGGCTCCCGGCGGGCACGGAGGTCGCCACCGCACGCGGCGAGGCCGAGGAGGCAGTGGTGTTCTCGACCTCCGAGGAGCTGCCGATCGTGCCGAGTTCGCTGATCAGGCTCGTCACCGCGCCGGCGTCGGGCGACCAGACCGACCGCACCGCACCGCTCGGCGCGGGCAAGGACATCCCGTGCTTCCAGCCCCGGCCGGAGCCCGGTGACGCCCTGCTGTTCGGGCTGCCCACCGCCGTGCCCCGGTGCATCGTCGCCGTGCGGCTGGACAGCCGGGTGGAGGGTGTCGGCGTCGACCCGAGGCAGCCGCCGCTGGTCTGGGAGGCGTGGGACGGGGCCCGCTGGGTCGTCTGCCGGACCGGAACCGACAGCACCGGCGGGCTCAACAGGCCCGGTGAGGTCATCGTGTTCGTCCCTGCCGGACACACCGCCTCGGTGACCGCGGGGGTCCGGGCGGGATGGCTGCGCTGCCGGGTCACCGCGCCGGAGCCGGGCCAGCCGTTCTACTCCGAGTCGCCGACGATCCGGGAGGCCGAGGTGTTCACCGTCGGCGGCACCACGGGCGTCGAACACGCGGAGACCGTCCTCGACGTGCCGCTCGGCATCTCCGAGGGCGTCGCCGGGCAGCGCTTCTCCGTGAGCCGGGCCCCGTTGCTGATGGACGGTGAGCCGCCGGTCGTCCAGGTATCCTCCGCGGAGGGCTGGCAGGTCTGGACCGCCGTGGAGCACTTCGGCGCCTCCGCCCCGCACGACCGGCACGTGCGGATCGACGCCGTCTCCGGCGAGTTCGCGTTCCCGCCGGAGGTACGCGATCCGGACGGCACGATGCGCTCCTACGGTGCGGTGCCCGAGAAGGGCGCACAGCTGCGGGTTCCCCGCTACCGCACGGGCGGCGGGGCGGCCGGGAACGTCGCCCGCGGCGCCATCTGCGTACTGCGCAGCTCGGTGCCGTACGTGGCGGGCGTGGACAACCGCGAGGCGGCCCGGGGCGGGGTGGACGGCGAGACCGTGGAGAACGCGAAGGTCCGGGCGCCCAACATCCTCCGGGTGCAGGAGCGGGCGGTCACGGCCGGGGACTACGAGGCCATCGCCCGTGAGGCCGCGCCCTCCCTGCGCAGGGTCCGGTGCGTGCCCGCCGTCGCGGGGGAGGGCGGCGCGGTACGGGTACTGGTGGTGCCCGACGCGGTCGTCGACGAGGGCGGCCAACTGCGGTTCGAGCAGCTGATCCCGTCGGACTCCGTGCTCTCGACGGTCACGGCACGACTCGACGAACGGCGCCTGGTGGGCACCCGGCTGGTGGTGGAACCGCCCGCGTACCAGGGCGTCACGGTGGTCGCCAGACTGGTGACGAACGGCGGTGACGTGGACCGGGTCCGCGCGGACGCGATCGCGGCGCTGTTCGGCCACATCGACCCGCTGCGGGGCGGGGCGGACGGGACCGGGTGGCCGTTCGGCAGGCCGGTGCAGTACGGCGAGATCTTCGCCGTGCTCCAGGGCGTGCCGGGAGTGGGCCTGGTGGACGAGGTGCGGCTGTTCCCCGCGGACCCGATCACCGGCCGGCGCGGGGCGGCGGTCGACCGGATCGATGTCGCCCCGGGCGCCCTGGTCTTCTCGCACCAGCACCAGGTCGAGGTCATCGCGAGCACGGCCGGTGACGGCTCGTGA
- a CDS encoding GPW/gp25 family protein, translating to MSGSGFIGRGWGFPLRVGATGGIGMVERDREIEEAIGLVLGTAPGERPMRPEFGCGIHDYVFAPGDGATAGRIAQEVRTSLERWEPRIEVTDVVVAFDAIEEGTLYIDVHYTVRATNDLRNLVFPFYTIPSSEGSEESGVR from the coding sequence GTGAGCGGCAGCGGGTTCATCGGACGCGGCTGGGGCTTCCCGCTGCGGGTCGGCGCCACGGGCGGCATCGGCATGGTCGAGCGGGACCGGGAGATCGAGGAGGCGATCGGGCTGGTTCTCGGCACGGCGCCGGGCGAGCGGCCGATGCGCCCGGAGTTCGGCTGCGGCATCCACGACTACGTCTTCGCACCCGGTGACGGTGCCACCGCCGGGCGCATCGCCCAGGAGGTCCGCACATCGCTGGAGCGGTGGGAGCCGCGCATCGAGGTGACCGACGTGGTGGTCGCGTTCGACGCCATCGAGGAGGGCACCTTGTACATCGACGTGCACTACACCGTGCGGGCCACCAACGACCTGCGCAACCTCGTCTTCCCCTTCTACACGATTCCGTCCTCCGAGGGCTCCGAAGAATCGGGAGTGCGCTGA